A single region of the Enterococcus mundtii genome encodes:
- a CDS encoding GntR family transcriptional regulator — protein sequence MKRTRVLYLEVADKIKEDIFSGKYPVGSMLPTENELEELFQVSKITVRKAIELLATDEYVEKKSGRGTTVLSNRPYNRLSKAESFTQILKDSQYEVRKETIGLEKISIKKDHPLYSMFGSAAVCFKRLYYLNDQPYIYFVHYLPKDMNKMKQKEFDKESLYRLLTQNNHIIDSFSDDFSATFLTDEEKALLKTTSEIGIKRVRRSTTEDREVVEYSEAIYHTDLHPYHINYET from the coding sequence ATGAAAAGAACGCGTGTTTTATATTTAGAAGTAGCAGACAAGATCAAAGAGGATATTTTTTCAGGAAAGTATCCGGTGGGGAGTATGTTACCGACTGAAAATGAGTTAGAAGAATTGTTCCAAGTGAGTAAAATCACTGTGCGAAAAGCCATCGAGTTATTAGCTACAGATGAATATGTCGAAAAGAAAAGTGGTCGGGGAACGACAGTATTAAGCAATCGTCCTTACAATCGTTTATCTAAAGCCGAAAGTTTTACTCAGATCTTAAAAGATTCCCAATATGAGGTTCGCAAAGAAACGATTGGTTTAGAAAAAATCAGTATCAAAAAAGATCATCCATTATATTCGATGTTTGGTTCAGCTGCGGTATGCTTCAAGCGTTTATACTATTTAAATGACCAACCATATATCTATTTTGTTCACTATTTACCAAAAGACATGAATAAAATGAAACAAAAAGAATTTGATAAAGAATCTTTGTACCGATTGCTCACACAGAATAATCACATTATCGACTCTTTTTCAGATGACTTTTCTGCCACGTTTTTAACAGATGAAGAAAAAGCACTATTAAAGACGACTTCAGAAATCGGGATCAAGCGTGTACGTCGATCAACGACGGAAGATCGAGAAGTGGTCGAGTATTCAGAGGCAATTTATCATACGGATCTACATCCTTATCATATCAACTACGAAACATAG
- a CDS encoding DUF871 domain-containing protein, producing MKRSLGISLYPDHSNPQEDRAYLEMAHKYGFTRIFMSMLEVTEETEQIKQKFQQLIEYASSLGFETILDVAPSIFEQLNISYDDMSFFHELGADGIRLDLGFDGRKEALLTYNPYQLAIELNMSNDVAYLENILSHQANTPFLYGCHNFYPQAGTGLPYEFFETCSCRFKRQGIRTAAFITSQTGTIGPWDVNDGLPTLEMHRQLGVVPAAKHLFATNLIDDVIIGNAYASEEELQALGTVDRYQTVFAIEFLPQTHEVERGIVLNEQHVRRGDITSQVIRSTEVRKTYQADANPPHDNEETFQVGDVVIGNDSFGKYKNELQIVLTPHQDPRKNKVGAIVADEQLLLSFVHPWSKFKFKEK from the coding sequence ATGAAACGTTCACTAGGAATCTCTCTTTATCCTGATCATAGCAATCCGCAAGAAGATCGTGCCTATCTCGAAATGGCACATAAATATGGGTTTACTCGAATTTTTATGAGCATGTTAGAAGTGACTGAGGAAACAGAACAAATCAAACAGAAATTTCAACAATTGATCGAATATGCTTCATCACTTGGCTTTGAAACGATTTTAGATGTCGCACCATCGATTTTCGAACAGTTGAACATTTCTTATGATGACATGAGTTTTTTTCATGAACTAGGTGCAGATGGGATTCGTTTAGATTTAGGCTTTGATGGCAGAAAAGAAGCGCTACTGACTTACAATCCTTACCAGTTAGCAATTGAATTGAATATGAGTAATGATGTGGCCTATTTAGAAAATATTTTGAGCCACCAAGCGAATACCCCGTTTTTATACGGGTGTCATAATTTTTATCCTCAAGCAGGAACTGGACTTCCTTATGAATTTTTTGAAACGTGCAGTTGCCGATTTAAACGCCAAGGCATCCGTACCGCCGCTTTTATTACCTCTCAAACGGGAACAATCGGCCCTTGGGATGTAAACGATGGCTTACCAACATTGGAAATGCATCGTCAGTTAGGTGTCGTTCCAGCGGCTAAACATTTATTTGCGACTAATCTTATCGATGATGTCATTATCGGCAATGCGTATGCTTCAGAAGAAGAGTTGCAAGCGTTAGGTACAGTTGATCGATACCAAACTGTTTTTGCTATTGAGTTTCTTCCTCAGACCCATGAAGTCGAACGAGGAATCGTTTTGAACGAACAACACGTTCGCAGAGGAGATATTACGTCGCAAGTGATCCGTTCAACAGAAGTGAGAAAAACGTATCAAGCAGATGCTAATCCTCCTCATGACAATGAAGAAACGTTTCAAGTGGGTGATGTCGTCATTGGAAATGATTCTTTTGGGAAATACAAGAATGAGTTACAGATCGTATTAACGCCACATCAAGATCCAAGAAAAAATAAAGTGGGTGCCATTGTGGCGGATGAACAACTGTTACTATCCTTCGTCCACCCTTGGTCAAAATTCAAATTTAAAGAAAAGTAG
- a CDS encoding glycoside hydrolase family 1 protein — translation MTARFKKDFLWGGATAANQLEGAFDRDGKGLSVADAMPGGKQRFAIIGSEEFDWTIDEEKYLYPNHRGIEHYDHFKEDIALFAEMGFKSYRFSIAWTRIFPQGDEQTPNEAGLAFYDELIDTCLSYDIEPVITISHYEMPLHLAKEYGGWKNRQLIEFYERFARTVLERYSSKVKYWMTFNEINSAFHFPALSQGLVKSNGASDYQNIFQAWHNQFVASSKAVKIAHDLRSDIQVGCMIIYATTYSIDANPINQVATLIQNQEFNFFCTDVQVRGEYPAYTARTYKKYGVDVAKLEQTEEDFQLLKEYPVDYIGFSYYMSSAIDETNPDADTSNGNLLGGVKNPFLEASEWGWQIDPEGLRVALNELYNRYEKPLFIVENGLGAIDKVEEDGSINDDYRIDYLRRHIEAMAEAVADGVDLMGYTPWGCIDLVSASTGEMSKRYGFIYVDLDDEGNGTLARTKKKSFDWYKAVIKTNGEELG, via the coding sequence ATGACAGCACGATTCAAAAAAGACTTTTTATGGGGTGGCGCAACAGCCGCCAATCAATTAGAAGGTGCTTTCGACCGCGATGGGAAAGGCTTATCTGTCGCCGATGCAATGCCTGGTGGTAAACAACGTTTTGCAATCATCGGGAGTGAAGAATTTGATTGGACGATCGATGAGGAGAAATACCTTTATCCGAATCATCGTGGAATCGAACATTACGATCACTTCAAAGAAGATATTGCTTTATTTGCAGAAATGGGCTTTAAAAGTTATCGTTTCTCCATTGCTTGGACACGAATTTTCCCTCAAGGTGATGAGCAAACACCAAATGAAGCGGGCTTAGCTTTTTATGATGAACTGATCGATACGTGCTTGAGCTATGATATCGAGCCAGTCATTACGATTTCTCATTATGAAATGCCATTGCATTTAGCAAAAGAATACGGTGGGTGGAAAAATCGTCAGTTGATAGAGTTTTATGAACGTTTTGCTCGTACAGTGTTAGAACGTTACAGCAGCAAAGTGAAATATTGGATGACATTCAATGAAATCAATTCAGCTTTCCATTTCCCAGCATTGAGTCAAGGATTGGTCAAAAGCAATGGCGCAAGTGACTACCAAAATATTTTCCAAGCATGGCATAATCAGTTTGTCGCTAGCAGTAAAGCGGTGAAGATCGCACATGATTTGCGTTCGGATATCCAAGTAGGCTGTATGATCATTTATGCAACGACCTATAGTATTGATGCAAATCCGATCAATCAAGTGGCTACATTGATCCAAAATCAAGAGTTCAACTTCTTCTGTACAGATGTGCAAGTTCGTGGCGAATATCCAGCCTATACAGCACGTACGTATAAGAAATATGGAGTTGACGTCGCAAAACTAGAACAAACAGAAGAAGATTTCCAATTATTAAAAGAGTATCCAGTAGATTATATCGGGTTTAGTTACTATATGTCATCAGCTATCGATGAAACCAATCCAGATGCCGATACATCGAATGGAAACCTACTAGGCGGCGTGAAGAATCCATTCCTTGAAGCAAGTGAGTGGGGCTGGCAAATCGACCCTGAAGGATTGCGCGTGGCGTTGAATGAATTATATAACCGCTATGAAAAACCACTGTTTATTGTTGAAAATGGCTTGGGTGCGATCGATAAAGTGGAAGAAGATGGCTCAATCAATGATGATTATCGTATCGATTACTTGCGTCGTCATATCGAAGCAATGGCTGAGGCAGTTGCTGATGGGGTCGATTTGATGGGCTACACACCATGGGGCTGTATCGATTTAGTCAGCGCATCTACAGGGGAAATGAGTAAACGCTATGGATTTATTTATGTCGACCTTGATGATGAAGGAAATGGGACGTTAGCACGTACCAAGAAAAAATCTTTTGACTGGTACAAGGCAGTCATTAAAACGAACGGCGAAGAATTAGGATAA
- a CDS encoding DgaE family pyridoxal phosphate-dependent ammonia lyase, with amino-acid sequence MTVNHEKFGLNEVINASGRMTILGVSTLSESVLEAQRFGGEHFFEMAELMKKTGAYLAKQLEVDDVQIVSSASAGIAQSVAAVIGQGSMYHVHHPYDETIKRREIILPKGHNVDYGVPVELMIQQGGGHVIEAGYANQCTPDHIEAMITEQTAGILYIKSHHTVQKSMLDVAEAVKVANHYELPLIVDAAAEEDLLKYTALGADLVIYSGAKAIEGPSAGMVIGKDPLVSWVRLQSQGIGRSMKIGKENVLGFVQAVDDYLIHGSESGESMKKRVQPFVEALEKLPGIKAKVVQDPAGREIYRASIQVVIGSARTIIEQLKAKAPVIYTREYQANNGIIEFDIRSVTQKEMEQIIQRLNEILQPKE; translated from the coding sequence ATGACTGTGAATCATGAGAAATTTGGCTTGAATGAAGTGATCAATGCTTCTGGTCGAATGACGATCTTAGGCGTGTCCACCTTGAGCGAATCGGTGTTAGAAGCCCAGCGTTTTGGGGGCGAACATTTTTTTGAAATGGCTGAATTGATGAAGAAAACCGGTGCATACTTGGCAAAACAATTAGAAGTAGACGATGTTCAAATCGTTTCTTCCGCATCTGCTGGAATCGCTCAATCCGTTGCTGCGGTGATCGGTCAAGGATCGATGTACCATGTGCATCACCCTTATGACGAAACGATCAAACGCAGAGAAATCATTTTACCAAAAGGTCACAATGTCGATTACGGTGTGCCAGTGGAATTAATGATCCAACAAGGAGGTGGGCATGTCATTGAGGCAGGGTATGCCAACCAATGTACACCTGACCACATCGAGGCGATGATCACCGAGCAAACAGCAGGTATTTTGTACATCAAAAGTCATCATACCGTACAGAAAAGTATGTTGGATGTGGCAGAAGCGGTAAAAGTGGCTAATCACTACGAACTGCCTTTGATCGTTGATGCAGCAGCCGAAGAAGACTTACTGAAATATACCGCATTGGGCGCTGATCTAGTGATCTATTCAGGTGCCAAAGCGATTGAAGGTCCAAGTGCAGGGATGGTGATTGGTAAAGATCCGCTCGTTTCTTGGGTTCGTCTGCAATCACAAGGCATTGGTCGATCAATGAAGATCGGCAAAGAAAATGTTTTAGGCTTTGTCCAAGCAGTCGATGATTATTTGATACATGGTAGTGAATCAGGTGAATCGATGAAAAAAAGAGTTCAACCATTTGTCGAAGCACTGGAAAAGTTGCCAGGTATCAAGGCTAAAGTCGTCCAAGATCCAGCTGGGCGAGAAATCTATCGTGCCAGCATCCAAGTCGTTATAGGCTCTGCCAGGACGATCATCGAGCAGCTAAAAGCAAAAGCCCCAGTCATTTATACCAGAGAGTACCAAGCGAACAATGGGATCATTGAGTTCGATATTCGCTCAGTGACGCAAAAAGAGATGGAACAGATCATCCAACGTTTAAATGAAATCTTACAACCAAAGGAGTAA
- the dagF gene encoding 2-dehydro-3-deoxy-phosphogluconate aldolase — MSLTPNYLEDRICLNVLANSVENAKECYEAAKGHILLGVLSKNYPSDDAAITDMKKYQEATNNALSIGLGAGDPKQSQMVTRLAKVLQPQHVNQVFTGVGASRAVLGQSDTIVNGLVSPTGKEGYVNLATGPLSSQGPAAMVPIETAIRLLQDMGGSSIKYFPMKGLAHKKEYEAVAAACAAFDFYLEPTGGIDLTNFEEIVQIALDAGVKKIIPHVYSSIIDPETGDTRPQEVRQLLEMMKKLVKTGE; from the coding sequence ATGTCATTGACCCCAAATTATCTTGAAGATAGAATCTGTTTGAATGTGCTAGCCAATTCTGTCGAAAATGCAAAAGAATGTTATGAAGCAGCCAAAGGGCATATCCTACTAGGTGTTTTATCTAAAAATTATCCGAGTGATGATGCAGCTATCACAGACATGAAAAAATACCAAGAAGCAACAAATAACGCCTTATCGATCGGCTTAGGTGCCGGCGATCCAAAACAAAGCCAGATGGTGACTCGCTTGGCGAAAGTATTACAACCCCAACATGTCAACCAAGTTTTCACAGGTGTTGGCGCTTCTCGTGCGGTCTTAGGACAGTCAGACACGATCGTCAATGGTTTAGTTTCTCCAACTGGAAAAGAAGGATACGTCAATCTTGCCACTGGTCCTTTAAGTAGCCAAGGCCCTGCTGCGATGGTACCGATCGAAACAGCTATTCGTTTGTTACAGGATATGGGTGGAAGCTCGATCAAATATTTTCCAATGAAGGGATTGGCGCATAAGAAAGAATATGAAGCTGTTGCAGCAGCTTGTGCAGCGTTTGATTTTTATTTAGAGCCAACAGGTGGAATCGATTTGACGAATTTTGAAGAAATCGTTCAGATCGCATTAGATGCAGGAGTCAAAAAAATCATCCCCCACGTCTATAGTTCGATCATTGATCCAGAGACAGGTGACACTCGACCACAGGAAGTCCGTCAGTTGTTGGAAATGATGAAAAAATTAGTGAAAACAGGTGAGTGA
- a CDS encoding amidohydrolase/deacetylase family metallohydrolase, with product MFDLIIRNSQELGKEPVDIGVKNGKIVLISKHIEESGKQELVLSDEQYLSAGWIDDHVHCFEEMTLYYDYPDEIGVDKGVTTVIDAGTTGAENIHTFYEHAKQAKTNVFALLNISKWGIVEQDELADLSKIQTDLVHQKLTELPDFIVGLKARMSKTVVGKNGITPLKLAKEIQKQNAGLTLMVHIGSAPPRLDEILAHMGKNDVMTHCFNGKPNGIIDPATNEIKSFVKKAIADGVVFDIGHGTDSFNFDVAETALHAGIKADSISTDIYIRNRKNGPVYDLATTMEKLYVVGYSWKEILEKVTSAPARQFNLATKGNIKEGFDADFTIYKFLDQEKQLMDSNGNTRTTTQQIIPVSVIIGGVSYDCES from the coding sequence ATGTTTGATTTAATTATAAGAAACAGTCAGGAGTTAGGCAAAGAACCTGTTGATATCGGTGTGAAGAACGGCAAGATCGTCTTGATCAGTAAGCATATCGAAGAATCTGGGAAACAAGAACTGGTACTTTCAGATGAACAGTATCTCTCCGCAGGGTGGATCGATGATCATGTCCATTGTTTTGAAGAAATGACATTATATTACGACTATCCCGATGAAATCGGTGTGGATAAAGGGGTAACCACGGTCATCGATGCTGGAACGACAGGTGCGGAGAACATCCATACATTTTATGAACATGCAAAGCAAGCAAAGACAAATGTTTTTGCTTTATTGAATATTTCAAAATGGGGGATTGTGGAACAAGATGAGTTGGCAGATTTATCAAAAATCCAAACAGATCTGGTTCATCAAAAACTAACAGAATTGCCTGATTTTATTGTAGGGCTAAAAGCTCGGATGAGTAAAACAGTCGTGGGTAAAAATGGGATTACGCCTTTAAAGTTAGCAAAAGAAATCCAAAAGCAAAATGCTGGATTAACATTAATGGTCCATATCGGTTCTGCGCCTCCACGTTTAGATGAAATTTTAGCGCATATGGGAAAGAATGATGTGATGACTCATTGCTTCAATGGAAAGCCTAATGGCATCATTGATCCAGCGACCAATGAAATCAAATCCTTCGTCAAAAAAGCCATTGCTGATGGTGTGGTGTTCGACATCGGACATGGGACTGATAGTTTCAATTTTGATGTGGCAGAAACTGCGCTCCATGCGGGAATCAAAGCCGATTCGATCAGCACAGATATCTATATCAGAAATCGTAAAAATGGTCCGGTATATGATTTAGCAACGACGATGGAGAAACTCTACGTTGTCGGTTATTCTTGGAAAGAAATCCTTGAAAAAGTGACCAGCGCACCAGCGAGACAGTTCAACCTAGCGACAAAAGGCAACATCAAAGAAGGCTTTGATGCAGACTTTACGATTTATAAGTTTCTCGATCAAGAAAAACAATTGATGGATTCGAATGGCAATACACGAACGACCACACAGCAAATCATCCCTGTAAGCGTTATTATTGGAGGTGTCAGTTATGACTGTGAATCATGA
- a CDS encoding PTS sugar transporter subunit IIC: MDKFVGLIEQKIMPVANRIGTQRHMTAIRKGIIATMPLTIVGSFFTILLNIPIASVAAVIEPYRAILDIPFRYTVGILALYATFGIASSLAKSYRLDSLTAGILALMSFLIVAAPPTQVLEDLEGITAGRYINIANLGSGSLFGAIVTAILTVEIYRFFIEKKITIKMPDGVPPEVTNSFVALIPGAVILIFFWVIRHLLGFDLNGFLSQLLMPLKGVLAGNSLFGGLLTVFLICFFWVLGIHGPAIMGPVIRPFWDISIAENIDAFNAGTNAHDMPNIFTEQFLQWFVWIGGAGTTLALVVLFMFSKSKYLKSLGRLSILPGLFNINEPMIFGAPIVMNPVLGIPFIVAPLVTTTISYVLTVSGLVPMMVARLPFAIPAPFAAWMSTNWSVAAGVLVVFNFFITLAIYYPFFKVFEKQQLAQEKAEQAEQAEQASVQITDGITNE; encoded by the coding sequence ATGGATAAATTTGTAGGGTTGATCGAACAAAAAATCATGCCTGTTGCGAATCGGATTGGTACACAGCGTCACATGACAGCGATTCGAAAAGGAATCATTGCGACAATGCCATTAACGATCGTTGGTTCATTTTTTACGATATTATTGAACATCCCGATTGCGTCGGTCGCAGCAGTCATTGAACCATATCGGGCAATTTTAGATATCCCATTTCGATATACAGTGGGGATCTTAGCTTTATATGCCACATTTGGGATTGCCTCTTCATTAGCAAAGAGCTATCGTTTAGATTCATTAACTGCTGGTATTTTAGCTTTGATGTCCTTTCTGATCGTAGCTGCGCCACCAACTCAAGTGTTGGAAGATCTTGAAGGGATAACCGCTGGACGCTATATCAATATTGCAAATCTTGGTTCAGGTTCTTTGTTTGGGGCAATCGTAACAGCGATTTTGACTGTAGAGATCTATCGTTTCTTTATTGAAAAGAAAATCACGATAAAAATGCCAGATGGTGTGCCGCCAGAAGTGACGAATTCTTTTGTCGCATTGATCCCAGGAGCAGTGATCTTGATTTTCTTTTGGGTCATCCGTCATTTGCTTGGCTTTGACTTGAATGGTTTCTTGAGTCAATTGTTGATGCCACTTAAAGGCGTGTTAGCAGGGAACAGTTTATTTGGTGGACTACTTACGGTTTTCTTGATTTGTTTCTTCTGGGTATTAGGGATTCATGGACCAGCTATCATGGGACCGGTGATTCGTCCGTTTTGGGATATCTCGATTGCTGAAAATATCGACGCATTCAATGCAGGAACCAATGCACATGATATGCCAAATATCTTTACAGAACAATTTTTACAATGGTTTGTCTGGATCGGTGGGGCAGGTACGACCCTTGCATTAGTCGTACTGTTCATGTTTTCCAAATCCAAGTATCTGAAAAGCTTAGGACGTCTGTCGATCCTTCCCGGTTTATTCAATATCAATGAACCAATGATTTTTGGTGCACCGATCGTCATGAACCCAGTATTAGGCATCCCATTTATTGTCGCACCCTTAGTAACGACAACAATTTCTTATGTCCTTACGGTAAGTGGTTTAGTGCCAATGATGGTGGCAAGGCTGCCTTTCGCGATACCAGCGCCATTTGCGGCTTGGATGAGTACCAATTGGAGTGTCGCTGCGGGTGTCTTAGTCGTGTTCAACTTCTTTATCACTTTGGCGATCTATTATCCATTCTTCAAAGTATTTGAGAAACAACAGTTGGCACAGGAGAAAGCAGAACAAGCAGAACAAGCAGAACAAGCCTCTGTCCAGATCACAGATGGTATCACGAACGAGTAA
- a CDS encoding beta-glucoside-specific PTS transporter subunit IIABC: MDNQAVGRRVWEAVGGEKNVNSLVHCATRLRFKLKDESIADTQKLKNDPDVIQVVQSGGQYQVVIGSNVSDVYQAIVDEQGLGEGVSSESEDTSKNPLNRLIDIISSIFTPFLGAMAAAGILKGFLSLATVLGWLAADSGTYQILFAAADGVFTFLPVMLAFTAAKKFKTNQFLSVAIAMALVYPTITQLAGSGVAVDFFGLPVILSQSGYTSSVIPIILAVWVQSKFEPLVKKVIPQFLQMIFVPMIVLLVMVPLTFLVLGPIGTVIGNALGGLFNSIYSFSPLVAGVIMGSMWQVLVMFGMHWGFVPIIFLNIEQYGFDVLMPMLLPAILAQGGAALGVALRTKDSKLRSLGISSMITSFFGITEPTVYGVTLPLKKPFIVACISGGIGGGIIGFAGVKAFSSGLISLLTIPTFISTDPALESSVTMAIIGTAVAFVLGFVGTYLIGFDEEVQDEKLEATETTTGDTISTARHNLKSPLTGKVLPLTEVPDKVFSSGAMGKGIAIDPEKGELVAPADGEITTIFPTGHAVGLTTTDGVEILMHIGMDTVELNGEGFATFVKQGDKVKAGDLLVRFDIEKIKAAGYSVITPVVVTNTDHFADVLELDQQEIIANEDFLAIVK, translated from the coding sequence ATGGATAATCAAGCAGTAGGACGGAGAGTCTGGGAAGCCGTAGGTGGAGAAAAAAATGTCAATAGTTTAGTGCATTGTGCGACAAGATTACGTTTCAAATTGAAAGATGAATCGATTGCCGACACTCAGAAATTAAAAAATGATCCAGATGTCATCCAAGTCGTTCAAAGTGGCGGACAATACCAAGTCGTGATCGGCAGTAATGTGTCTGATGTCTATCAAGCAATTGTGGATGAACAAGGCTTGGGCGAAGGGGTAAGTTCAGAAAGTGAGGATACAAGTAAAAATCCTTTGAATCGCTTGATCGATATTATTTCAAGTATTTTCACCCCGTTCTTAGGTGCTATGGCAGCTGCTGGGATATTGAAAGGTTTCTTATCACTGGCGACAGTTCTCGGTTGGTTGGCAGCAGATAGTGGTACTTACCAAATCTTGTTTGCAGCAGCAGATGGAGTCTTTACTTTCCTACCAGTGATGTTGGCCTTTACAGCCGCAAAGAAATTCAAGACCAATCAATTTTTGTCCGTAGCAATCGCGATGGCATTAGTTTATCCAACAATCACGCAATTAGCAGGATCAGGTGTTGCAGTTGATTTCTTTGGTCTTCCAGTGATCTTATCTCAATCAGGCTATACTTCTTCTGTTATTCCAATCATCTTAGCGGTTTGGGTACAAAGTAAGTTTGAGCCACTTGTGAAGAAAGTTATTCCACAATTTTTACAAATGATTTTTGTGCCAATGATCGTCTTGTTAGTCATGGTGCCTTTGACTTTCTTAGTATTAGGGCCAATTGGGACCGTTATCGGTAATGCCTTAGGTGGGTTGTTCAATTCGATTTATAGCTTTAGTCCATTAGTTGCTGGGGTCATCATGGGTAGCATGTGGCAAGTATTAGTGATGTTTGGGATGCACTGGGGCTTTGTGCCAATCATCTTCTTGAATATCGAACAATATGGCTTTGATGTTTTGATGCCAATGCTTTTACCAGCAATTTTGGCACAAGGTGGTGCAGCATTAGGTGTGGCTTTACGTACGAAAGATTCAAAATTACGCTCATTAGGGATCTCTTCAATGATCACTTCGTTCTTTGGAATCACTGAACCGACTGTTTACGGTGTGACTTTACCTTTGAAAAAACCATTTATCGTTGCCTGTATTTCCGGTGGGATCGGTGGAGGAATCATCGGGTTTGCTGGCGTAAAAGCATTCTCTAGTGGTTTGATCAGTTTACTGACCATCCCAACATTTATTAGTACCGATCCAGCGCTTGAATCAAGTGTAACTATGGCGATCATCGGTACAGCAGTTGCTTTTGTTCTTGGGTTTGTCGGTACTTACTTGATTGGTTTTGATGAAGAAGTTCAAGATGAAAAATTAGAAGCAACAGAAACAACCACAGGGGATACGATCAGCACAGCACGTCACAATTTGAAAAGTCCATTGACTGGAAAAGTCTTACCACTGACAGAAGTACCAGATAAAGTCTTCTCTTCTGGGGCAATGGGAAAAGGGATTGCGATTGATCCTGAGAAGGGGGAATTAGTTGCTCCGGCAGATGGCGAAATCACGACGATTTTCCCAACAGGTCATGCAGTAGGTTTGACAACCACAGATGGTGTAGAGATTTTGATGCATATCGGGATGGATACTGTCGAATTAAATGGTGAAGGATTTGCAACATTTGTCAAACAAGGAGACAAAGTAAAAGCAGGGGACTTGCTTGTCCGCTTTGATATTGAGAAAATAAAAGCAGCAGGCTATAGCGTGATCACCCCTGTGGTCGTAACGAATACCGATCACTTTGCAGATGTGTTAGAACTTGATCAACAAGAAATTATTGCTAATGAAGATTTTCTGGCAATTGTAAAATAA
- the licT gene encoding BglG family transcription antiterminator LicT gives MVIEKVLNNNVVISKNELGEEIICMGKGLAFQKKSGDTISEESIQKEFVLKDSFTTHQFQQLMADVPLEEVELVKQIVDLAEEQLNIQLSPNIYLTLTDHIHYAISRAKENIELPNPLLFETKKFYPKEYRAAKQALQLVEEKLGVTLPMDEAGFIAFHFVNSEQGNGDMQVTMAATKMVRDILSIISKFFGIAFDEDSLNYQRIITHLQFFTQRYLKDEASDEKDEFLYALVQGKYPKAFRCVERINEYLIQTQQKEMGPGEQIYLTIHIQRVVTEKQTQ, from the coding sequence ATGGTCATAGAAAAAGTCTTGAATAATAATGTCGTCATTTCAAAAAATGAATTAGGCGAAGAAATCATCTGCATGGGAAAAGGTCTTGCTTTTCAAAAAAAATCAGGCGATACGATCTCTGAAGAATCGATCCAAAAAGAATTTGTGTTAAAAGATTCTTTTACTACGCATCAGTTCCAACAATTGATGGCAGATGTCCCATTAGAAGAGGTCGAGCTGGTGAAGCAGATCGTCGACCTTGCCGAAGAACAACTAAACATCCAATTATCGCCAAACATCTATTTGACACTGACCGATCATATCCATTATGCGATCAGTCGAGCAAAGGAAAACATCGAATTACCGAATCCTTTATTATTTGAAACAAAAAAGTTTTATCCTAAAGAATATCGAGCAGCCAAACAAGCCCTTCAACTTGTTGAAGAAAAGCTTGGTGTGACCTTACCAATGGATGAAGCAGGCTTCATAGCCTTTCATTTCGTCAATAGTGAACAAGGAAATGGCGACATGCAAGTAACGATGGCGGCAACGAAAATGGTGCGAGATATCCTAAGTATCATCAGTAAATTTTTCGGCATCGCCTTTGACGAAGATTCCTTGAATTATCAACGAATCATCACACATTTACAATTTTTCACACAACGATACTTAAAAGATGAAGCTTCGGATGAGAAAGATGAATTTCTTTATGCGCTTGTCCAAGGAAAATATCCAAAAGCGTTTCGCTGTGTGGAACGGATCAATGAATACCTGATACAAACACAACAAAAAGAGATGGGACCAGGGGAACAAATCTACCTGACGATCCACATCCAACGTGTAGTAACAGAAAAACAAACCCAATGA